AACAGCAACCGGAATGGGAGCGGTGAATGGTGGAGCAGCCGATGTCGAAGGCAAACAGATCCTGTCGCTGGAAGTTTTCCAAGAGTTATTCAAGCACGTGGAGCCGGATGTGGAAATCGATGCCTTTGAGGTAATGTGATGCATGAAACGGAGACTCTAAGTATTTCTTGTATGACGTAGTGGACACGTGGCTTTTGCAGCTGGCTCAGGGCTCGGACCGCGGCGACAATTATACGGCTGCCTTGTATCGGATAAATCTGAGTGGCAAGCGGCAGAGTCTCGATGGCAGCCAACACAAATGGACGCAAAGCGTTATATGCAAGGTCATGCCGGAGAGCGTGGCCCAACGAGAGGCCTACAAAAGCGACAAACTGTTTCGGTAAGAGAGATCTCTACGCAGATTCTCAAACTATCTAATCTTGTGTCCTATCAACAGCAATGAAGTGGAGTTCTATACCACAATAATGCCAGAGTTGCTCAAGTTTCAGGCCAGCAAAACGGGCCGAGACTCGCCAGTGTTTAATGCCATACCCAAGTGCTATACGGCCCGACATGATCTGCTCATAATGGGTAACTATGTGACCACATCTCCTGCCTTGGCAATCTTTTAAGCATATTCCCTTTCATGCAGAGGACCTGCGTGAACGCGGCTTTCAGATGTCCGATCGCCACAAAGGACTCAGCATGGAGGAGACGCAGTCCGTCCTCTTGCAGGTGGCCCAATTACATGGCCTCAGTTTGGCCTACAAGTTTGAGCatccgctggactttgccaaGCTGTGCAGCCTCATCAGCGAGGGCATCTTCTGCACGGCCAACACGAGTTGGTATAGAAACTACTACGAGCGTCTCACGAAGAACGCCGTCAAAATGGTTTCCGAAGTGTTGCCCGCCGACTCCAAGTATGTCCTGGCCATGCGAAATTTCGCTGAGAGCTCCTCCTTCTTTGGCCAAATGGTGAAGATTGCCAGTTCAGAGTCCCCGTTGTCGGCCATTTGCCATGGCGACTGTTGGGTCAACAATTTTCTGTATCACTACGATCCAGAAGATCCACAGCTGGTGCTGGAGGTGGCCCTGATAGACTTCCAGCTAATACGTTATAGTTCGATTGCCTTGGACATTGCCAATCTGTTGTACTGCTGCACCACGAAGGAGATGAGGGATGCGGAGCTGAAATCGTTGCTGAAAACCTACACGGAGGAGTTGTTCAGGTGGCTGAAGATCCTGTGCACTGAACTGCCAGAACACTGCAATACCCTGGAAAAGCTGCAAAAAATGTAAGATAACGAATGGcttttaaattaaaatgaaTTTAGCCATCTTAATTTTCGCTCAAGCTTTGCCGAGGAGCTGAAAGCCTATGGACGTTTTGCCCTGGGTCTTGCCATGGACATTATACCTATAAGTACATGTTCTTCCGAAGATGCACCGGATATGTACTTGAATCGCAACGATGAGcccgaggaggaggatgaggGTGCGCCAACGCTTAACTTTCCACCCAACGATCTGTGTCGCCAGAAAATGGTCGAAATAGTCAAAGATATGGTCGATGGGGATATGCTTTAGAGCTGGCTTCAATCTCAAGCTATCTGCACAAAACACCAAATTAACGATAACTCAGTAACCCATAGTTATATGCAAAACTAGtaatatttaaaaacaaagTAGCCTACTCTAGTTACCATTAGGCCTAGAAATAATTTATACGATTGGAGGGTACCACCGCTACCGACAGCGTTACATTACGTTTCTCTAACAACCATAAATGGAATTTTCGTCGAAAAGGGAGCTCTGTGAGTGAAGCAATACGATGCCATCGGGGTTATctttaaattgaattttgcTTAAGTTTTTGAGACGTTTTTCTTTTCCTCTTTATTGGATATATGAGTATAAGTAAACCCAACGAACCGAGGCCAAATTAGGTAGATTTACAATTTCTTTGGAagctattttatttttaaccAAAGTTGCCGATGGATATTTCTTGAACAAAGCAATATGTTTGACTGTTCCTTTCGTTCTTGTTGTAGCCCATCTATACTTAACAGATATTTGTTGGACCTTAGCTCAAAAACAACTTGTCCCGTTCGCATATTGTGTATTGTGTGTTTTTCTTAAGTATTCTTTACACAAAGCAATAAATTATAAACAAAACTAATGCCTTAAATTAATAATCCGCCTTGGCTGTCCAAGTGGCCTTGTTAGTCATCGCTTCCTTGTCACAGCAATTGCGCAGGAACTTCAGGCCAGCCTCGATGGAGCGTTCTAGCTCGTTCTGGGACCTATGAATCTTGGCTGGAGGTGGTCCCATATCATTTAGGCCGGGAGGAGGCGGTATAGCAGCCCCCCGACTGCCTGCAGATGTGGAAGGTGTGTCATCGTCAATGTCATCGCTGGGGGTAGTGTAATTGCGTCGCTGGAACTGCTGCTCTTTCTTGCTGGAATTGAAATTACTGAATTCGTGTTCTTGGATTTCCCACAGTGGGGGCGGCGCTGGAATGCTGCTGAAGTTGCTGCGTTTTAGCGGCTCTGGAAGGGGAGCGAACTCCTGTTTACGCTCGCCACGCTGTTTTTCGTTCCACTCTTCCTGTGACATGGGCAGACGTTCGGCTTTGTATTCCCATTCTTCTTCCGGCTCTTCCGACGCCAGTTTCTCCTTATCCCAATCGCGAACATGCTCCTTGCGCAGCTCCGCGCGTTGCGCTTCCTCGGCTTCTTTATCTTTCTCAATGGCCTCTTTCCTTTCACGTTCTTTGCACTCCCGTTCGACAGCCTCAGCTGCTGATTCGTCTTTCTTCTGCTGCAGTTCCCGTTCGTAATCCTCCTTGCTGATGGGCGACAGACCATTGCGAGCCCGTATGCGGTTCTTGGCGGCCAGCACTCGACCAGCCACCATGCTGTCCCGCTTGGCTCTCAATTCATCGCGCCGAGCCTGCTCCTCAGTTGTGGCCTTGCGCGCCTCCTCCAGCTCTCTCTGCTGCTTTGCGCGCTCTTCTTCGTCTGTGGAAAAGGCATAGTAGCCGACACCGTGGGTGCGGGCCTCGTCGAAGAAGACATCTTGGTAGTGAATGTCTGGCTTTTCGGCATTCTCCTGCTCTTTGCGCTCCCAGTTCAGAAGCAGCTCGGCGTGGTGGGTCGCTGTGGACTGGTCATCGCTGAAAATGCTGCCCGGAGGGCGTGGTTTAACGTTGAAatcctcctccgcctcctcctccccctcctTCTGTTCGCCCTTCGTGTCTATCATCCAGTTGGCCTTGGTTGTATCAATGCGCTCAGGCATACTTTGGGCTAGCTGCTTGTCGCGTTTCTTTTCCTCAGCCAATACCTTTCTGAGACATTTCCTTGTGCGGCCCAAACAATCAACGTACTCCACTTCATCATCGTCGTTGCCCTCCTCTTCGCTGGAGCTGCTTGAACTGCTGCTCACTCGCCCGGGCGGAGAACAAGTCTGTGGCTCTTCGTCTAGATCTTCCTCCTGGCGCTTGCGATTGAACATGACCAGACAATTGTCGTCAGAGTTGAGGTTGCCTCCGCTGCGACTCATTCGATCGTAGTACTTGCTCTTCGCCTCCAGAACGCGCCGAGACTTCTCCAGCTGCGCATGATTCTCGGTCTCATAGACCTTGGCGTCCCCGGTGCGGCTCACTTCATTGTAGCTGTGCGACTTCTTCTCCTTCGGCTTCTCCTTCTCACTGACGACTTTTTGGGGCTTGTGTTCAACAGCCGATACCTGGGCCGCCTTGGCCAACTTCACCTCATGCTGCTTGCGCAATAATTCAGCCTTCAGGCTGAGCAAAGATGATAAATTTACCGAGATAGCTTTGTTTGGGTCgttcattttcaaaataattCAAGTAATTCGAATGCTAGAAAGGGATAGCAAAGGCAATCAGCTGTTGGAGCATGTTTGAAAGGTTTTCGATAAAACGCCGCGGTAACCCTAAATCATGTATGGTCTTGCAGCCCTGGtggaaatatttatttatttacgtTTTTAAAAAAATGTCTGGATCTGCCGAGGATTTCCAAGTTGTCACCAGAAAGAAATGGATAGCCCGCAAGTGTTTGAGGCGGCGGGATCGCCACAAGTCCGAGTCTGACTATTTGAAGGACTGCCCCGATGTGGATGTCGACAAATTTAAGGAGTAAGCGTGAATGGATCTTTATATTCGTGGCCACTGAAAATTCTGTATATCTAAAcccaaaactatccaattctaGTCGGCTGGAGCGTCTCTGCACGAAAATGTCACAAAGCGACTACTTTATGCTGGCTATGGAGACGCTGCAGCAACAGGTGGATGTCATAAATCGACCGCTGGAACGCATTGTCTGCCTGGGGCTGGGGCCGTTTTCTCGCACCCACATCGCCCTGCATCAGGCAGCATTCGTTGTTAGCTTGCAGCGACACTACCAGATCAAGGAGGCTATTTATTTCGATCCTGTGTTTAGGGAGAGTGAGAAGGAGCTGCTGCGGCTGTTCGATGGCAACGTGATAGCCGAAGACTGTGCAGGCAAGCACGAGGCGACCGTTCCCACACTCTACTATCTGCCACACTGCCCCTACCCCCTGATGAACAACATCCTGTGGTGCAACTGGTCAAGGGATACTCTGCCAAACGTACTACTTGTTTCGAATAGTTTTGAGATGCTGACGATGACACGAAAGACCCCGAAAGATCACATAAACCAAGTAGTCGAACACTGCACAGAAACCCCACTGGACGATGACTACGAGCATCAAAATGTCTTCAATGACTTATCATTGCACACATTTCCCTGGGACAGTCTGCCGGAAACCGATGATGAAATATTTTGGAAACGTTGCGCCCCAATGAAAGTGAATGAAGACGAGCTAATTATAGAGACGGAAGCAAAAGCGACGCATTGAACCCAATATCAAAAAACAAGGAAATAGGTTTATATTTAAGTTTTATTATTATGTTTGTACATATACGGTGCAATTGTGTGCCCTTACAGGCTCATAAACTTGTCCATCTCTTTCTCATTCTCATCCTCTTTTTTTGCAGTCTGCTTCTTTCGAGCTTTAGCCCTCATCTTCTGTGATTTCTTCGCTTTTTTTCTCTGCGCCTCTCTATGAGCAGCGACTCTCCGGTTTATTGGCTGTCGTCGTGGTTCTTCAACTGGGACCTTATTTCGACGTTTCACTGCTATGCCTGTGGTCTTTATTGGAAATGCGCagggcagcagctgctgctcctcaTGCAGCCGTCCGCAGAGAGTGTTCGAGATGGGCAAGTAGCTATTTTGGCTGAGAAAGCACTCATCACTGGGTGCGGTGGCCGTTAGCAGCTCGTGCAGCTTGAAACTCTGTGGTGGTGGCGTGGGCTCCTTGATGGGCTTACATAGTAAAAACTTGTCCTTATACTTGACTGAATTTCGCAGCAAATAGTCCCCAGGTGGGATAGCATTGAATAGCTTAAGAAATTCGCACAGATGGGAGAGCAACTGAGGCACGCTCGTGTTGTAGTAGTCGTGCAGCGTCTTTTCCAGCGAAACCAGCGTCAGCTTCTCCTCGAGCAGTGGCTCAAAGTCTCGCAGCGATACGCGACTGCAGTGGCCAATCTCCGCTTTGAGGAGCTTCAAGTGCAGCCAAGCCTTGAGCAATTCGTACTTGGACATAATTTCGCAGCCGCAGTCTGGTTTGTTCTCCAGCTTAATGAAGTGGCAGCCGAGCGGTTCCGCTCCCTTCGCATCGCTTACACCTGCCAGCGATACGCTGCTATACATTTGAAACTCCTCACTTGGTtcggcatcatcatcatcctggGATCTTAGGCACCAGCTAATCATGGCAGTATTCGAGTTGGAAGGCTCTATGGCAGCAGATTCTATGTCCACTGGTCGGAGTTTATAGTCCATTTGCAGATCTACAGCTAATTCTTTAAATGAAGGTAGATCTGGGATGTCTTTCAATGAGCCATTCTGGTCAAACGTTAGCCACTGATCTTCTCCGGACTGCGCCCTGTACGCCTGATAGGCTTGCGTCAAAAGCAAGCCGCTTGTGTGCCAGCCGCAGTTGCGCGCCGGAAAGGGATCCTTAAATTCGAAACATTTGTGCTCACTCCCATATGTTTCCTTGACAGTGATCAACATTTCCGTGGGCATATCCACATATGCACCGGTAGACAAAAGCATCAGGAGCGATTCCAAGGGCAAAACGAAGATGTTGCCTTCATCCGGCTGTTCCAGCATCGGTATAGTTGGGTAGACGGTTTCTATGCCAGAAAAGCGACATAAGCGCACATTCAGGGTCATCAGTTCCTCTCGCTTTAGCTTCACCTCCGGCCACAGCCTTACCTGGCCCACAATCCGCTTCAGCTCCACCTTCTCGACACTTGCGGTTTGAGGATTGAAGCTCTTGCATTGGGCCAGGTGCGGCAAACCCGAGTACGTCACATAGGTGTCATTGGGAACGCCTTTCAGCAGCTGTTTCATTCGCAGCTCATGCCATATTCTATAGGCCTGAACAATAGACATCATTGGAGCGTAGAGCAGTTCCCTCTGACTAGTTTCATAATCAAGTACATCTTTTTGGAACATTTGATACTCCGTGTGGCGTTTCTTCTCCGTGACACGCCATACCACAAAGTCGTCCTCCGGCACAGGGTCGTTGCGTTGCCATGCCAGAAGCACCCTCATACATGCCGTCTGCTGATGGCTTGTCAAGGCGGAATACTTTTCCCTAAGATTGGGAAACTTGTAAGGCAGCAACCGTCTTGAGTGCTCCCGTACGGATTTATTTGCAGTCTGTTGTGTGCGTGGGTCCTTGGGCGGCGAGTCGTTGCTGTACGATGTGAAAACCTCCGACGGACCTTCCAGCTCTTGACTGAGCACCTCCGGTATGACTTCATTCAAACATGTGTACAGGGTATCGTCCACATGCTCAAACGATTTGTTGAATACTTTATAGGAGGGTTGGTTGCGGAAAATTGCGTCTCCTTGGTACAAGCCTGGCTCCATGTCCTTCAAATACAATTAATTTTGAAATTTCCGACATTTACGAATTGTTTCGATAAGTTTATATTTGAGCAATAATTTCGATAAGTTGCACTGCGGCTTGTTAACACTGGACAGAAAATGGTAGTTTTGCACACTGCTGCCGTTGGTAAAAATATTCGGAAAAAAGTGGTGGGAAAACAATAAATAATACAGGAAATATGGTTATCACATAACGCAGCTTAACCGCAGCAGTTGCCACAATGAGCCTCAATCTGGGGGGCTGGATCCACAGCTTCACTGTAACGGACACGCAGCAGCACAAAGGAGGGTACACCATTTACAAGATTACCTCGATCGTGAGTGTGGTAAATGGGGGGCAGAAACTGTGGTTTTGCTGAACGGTCTCTCTCATTACCAGGTTTTCCCACGGTCGGTGCCCCAAGCTCTCACTTGTCTGGTTGTGTGGAAGCGCTTCCACGAGATCAAGCGGCTGCACCGGGAGCTGAGTCGCCGGCACAAGAGTCTCCAGCTACCCGGCAAGCTGCCCGTGCCCACGGACAGCAGCTACTTTAAGCGCTTCGATGCGGTTGTCATCCAGCGTCGGAAGGAATACATCCTGCAGCTGCTGGATTTTGCGGCTCAGCATCCCGCCCTGTACAAGTGCAGCACCTTCACCCACTTCTTCAGTGAGGCGCACTCGCCGAACGGTTCCCCCTTGAAGAAGCTCTATGTGGAGCGCTCTCTGAAACTCAAGACCACTGGGGACACTGATTGTAGCTGCAGTGGAACAGGTGCTGGCAGCGTGACTGAGCCGGGGGCAGGAGCCATAGCTGACATTTGCGATAAGCTTAATCTGCCTTATGATCCGCACAACGCTGGTGGCATCTTGCCATTGGATCCGCGATGCgataaagagcagcagcagcagtctcTAAGCTGCAACGATGAACCGGACGCCAAGGAAGCCAAAGCCGAGACAGACGCCGAGTCAGAGCCAAAGACAAAGCCGGATGAGGGGCAGGCCAAGCGGGACTACCTACGACTACTCACGCCCATGGCCTCCATCGAGAGCGATGACAGCGACTACATCTACGAGGCGGCTTTGGAGTTCAGTCACGCCGTCCAGGCGGAGGTGAATCTCGAGTACGCCGAGGCACACGAGCGCTACAAGCACGGCGTGGATCTGCTGCTCGTCGGGGCCAAGCACGACTCGAACGAA
This region of Drosophila miranda strain MSH22 chromosome 2, D.miranda_PacBio2.1, whole genome shotgun sequence genomic DNA includes:
- the LOC108155839 gene encoding SRR1-like protein; translated protein: MSGSAEDFQVVTRKKWIARKCLRRRDRHKSESDYLKDCPDVDVDKFKDRLERLCTKMSQSDYFMLAMETLQQQVDVINRPLERIVCLGLGPFSRTHIALHQAAFVVSLQRHYQIKEAIYFDPVFRESEKELLRLFDGNVIAEDCAGKHEATVPTLYYLPHCPYPLMNNILWCNWSRDTLPNVLLVSNSFEMLTMTRKTPKDHINQVVEHCTETPLDDDYEHQNVFNDLSLHTFPWDSLPETDDEIFWKRCAPMKVNEDELIIETEAKATH
- the LOC108155838 gene encoding uncharacterized protein LOC108155838 — protein: MGITTETATTATGMGAVNGGAADVEGKQILSLEVFQELFKHVEPDVEIDAFELAQGSDRGDNYTAALYRINLSGKRQSLDGSQHKWTQSVICKVMPESVAQREAYKSDKLFRNEVEFYTTIMPELLKFQASKTGRDSPVFNAIPKCYTARHDLLIMEDLRERGFQMSDRHKGLSMEETQSVLLQVAQLHGLSLAYKFEHPLDFAKLCSLISEGIFCTANTSWYRNYYERLTKNAVKMVSEVLPADSKYVLAMRNFAESSSFFGQMVKIASSESPLSAICHGDCWVNNFLYHYDPEDPQLVLEVALIDFQLIRYSSIALDIANLLYCCTTKEMRDAELKSLLKTYTEELFRWLKILCTELPEHCNTLEKLQKIFAEELKAYGRFALGLAMDIIPISTCSSEDAPDMYLNRNDEPEEEDEGAPTLNFPPNDLCRQKMVEIVKDMVDGDML
- the LOC108155835 gene encoding little elongation complex subunit 2; the encoded protein is MEPGLYQGDAIFRNQPSYKVFNKSFEHVDDTLYTCLNEVIPEVLSQELEGPSEVFTSYSNDSPPKDPRTQQTANKSVREHSRRLLPYKFPNLREKYSALTSHQQTACMRVLLAWQRNDPVPEDDFVVWRVTEKKRHTEYQMFQKDVLDYETSQRELLYAPMMSIVQAYRIWHELRMKQLLKGVPNDTYVTYSGLPHLAQCKSFNPQTASVEKVELKRIVGQVRLWPEVKLKREELMTLNVRLCRFSGIETVYPTIPMLEQPDEGNIFVLPLESLLMLLSTGAYVDMPTEMLITVKETYGSEHKCFEFKDPFPARNCGWHTSGLLLTQAYQAYRAQSGEDQWLTFDQNGSLKDIPDLPSFKELAVDLQMDYKLRPVDIESAAIEPSNSNTAMISWCLRSQDDDDAEPSEEFQMYSSVSLAGVSDAKGAEPLGCHFIKLENKPDCGCEIMSKYELLKAWLHLKLLKAEIGHCSRVSLRDFEPLLEEKLTLVSLEKTLHDYYNTSVPQLLSHLCEFLKLFNAIPPGDYLLRNSVKYKDKFLLCKPIKEPTPPPQSFKLHELLTATAPSDECFLSQNSYLPISNTLCGRLHEEQQLLPCAFPIKTTGIAVKRRNKVPVEEPRRQPINRRVAAHREAQRKKAKKSQKMRAKARKKQTAKKEDENEKEMDKFMSL
- the LOC108155837 gene encoding coiled-coil domain-containing protein 174 — encoded protein: MNDPNKAISVNLSSLLSLKAELLRKQHEVKLAKAAQVSAVEHKPQKVVSEKEKPKEKKSHSYNEVSRTGDAKVYETENHAQLEKSRRVLEAKSKYYDRMSRSGGNLNSDDNCLVMFNRKRQEEDLDEEPQTCSPPGRVSSSSSSSSEEEGNDDDEVEYVDCLGRTRKCLRKVLAEEKKRDKQLAQSMPERIDTTKANWMIDTKGEQKEGEEEAEEDFNVKPRPPGSIFSDDQSTATHHAELLLNWERKEQENAEKPDIHYQDVFFDEARTHGVGYYAFSTDEEERAKQQRELEEARKATTEEQARRDELRAKRDSMVAGRVLAAKNRIRARNGLSPISKEDYERELQQKKDESAAEAVERECKERERKEAIEKDKEAEEAQRAELRKEHVRDWDKEKLASEEPEEEWEYKAERLPMSQEEWNEKQRGERKQEFAPLPEPLKRSNFSSIPAPPPLWEIQEHEFSNFNSSKKEQQFQRRNYTTPSDDIDDDTPSTSAGSRGAAIPPPPGLNDMGPPPAKIHRSQNELERSIEAGLKFLRNCCDKEAMTNKATWTAKADY